The Methanosarcina acetivorans C2A genome includes the window ATCCTCACCATAAAACACACTGGCCCTGCCGTACTGATTGCCCTTATAATGACAGCGCTTGGTTTTGTCTCGCTTTTTACATCCACTGTGCCAATGATCCAGGAGTTTGGAATACTGCTCCTGATAGGCATCATCATGTGTTACCTCTCTGCACTCTTTTTCGGACTAGTAACTCTGTATAGTTTTGATTGGGTTTCCAAAAAGAACCCTTTCAAGCTATTTAAACAGAAGACAGCAGAAATCGAAACCGAAAATCCTCCTTCAAACCTTTCATCGACAAAAGTCGAGAGAGCCAAAGCCCTTGAAAACGCCCTGATAAAGATCGCTGACTTTACTATAGGACATTCAAAGATTATCCTTGTAGTTGCCCTGCTTACATGTTTTGCGGGGCTTTATGCAGACCAGTCAGTTCCCATCCAGACCGACACAAATTCCTTCATCCCACAGGACATGCCTTCCCTTATAAATTATAAGCAAATGATGGACCTGCTTCCGGGGAGTGGAGACCATTTCAACATCATTCTGAGAGTAAAGGATAACAGTGACCCGGAAATTCTGAAGTGGATGGATGAGTTTGGTCAGCATGAGGTTACAAACCGGCGCCACGTAAATGGGGCCACAAGTATTGTAGACCTTGTAAAGGAGCAAAACGGCGGTACAATTCCTGAAACCTCTGAGGAAATACAGGCAATATACGATGAAATCCCTGACAGCCAGAAGCAAGAGTATATATTAGGGAGCCAGTTGCTTACAATTGACCTTGATATAGGACAAGCCATGGAGAATATCGAGATAACAGGCATTAAAGAACTGCGGGATATTGTCCAGGAAGATATACAGTGGATGCAGCCGCCTCCTGGTGTTACCGTCGTTATTACCGGCCAAAGTGTAGCGATGATTGACATAATCGTCGCCCTTACGAGCGGTAGATCACTTATGACCCTGCTCGGTATAGGGCTTGTGCTGATGGGTTTGATCGTGGTTTACAGGGACCCAATAAAAGCTCTTTCCCCAATAATTCCTATGTTTATTGTGGTGGGCTGGTCTGGACTCATCATGGCAGGGCTAAATATCGCCTATACACCCATGACAGCTGTGCTCGGGGCTTTGATCCTGGGGGTTGGGTCCGAGTATTCCATCCTGATGATGGAACGCTACTTTGAGGAAAAAGATAACGGTCTCGACCCGGTGAGTGCAATTAACCAGGCAGTAACTACCACGGGCTCAGCTCTGATAGCTTCGGGAGCTACAACGGTTTTCGGGTTCTCGGCTCTTATATTTTCTCCCTTCCCCATTCTGAGCAATTTCGGGCTTGTGACGGTCATTGACGTTTGTCTGGCAATCTTCGTAACCTTCGTGGTCTTCCCGCCCCTTATCGTAATGATGGATACTCGCCGGGAGAAGAGAAGGGCGGCAAGTTTGGCAGCAGTTGCAGCAGCAGTTTGAGTAAAAAACTGAAACATGATCACTTTGACAGCCAGCAACTGCAGGCTGCAGGAAAGTGGATTGAAATGTGTAATCTTTTGAACCGAAGAACTGAGAAATAATTGATGGAAGACCGGGAGTCACGAATTCTCGGCCTTTTGTCCCTTCAGGGAAATAAACATGAGTTCGAACTTAATTAAAAATCTCCAGAAGCTAGGTTTTACCGAAAATGAAGCAAAGATTTATGCCGTTCTTGTCTGCCTGGGCCAGGCAAGAGCAAGTGAAATTTCCAGAGCTGCCGGGGTTCCGAGGGCCAAGGTTTATGGCATCCTCAGGGGTATGGGGAAGAAAGGTTACGTCCGGATTCTTGAAGGTGATCCGATCCTCTTTTGCTGCACGCGACCCGAGGAGATGATCACAAGAATCAGGGCTGATTTCATGCGTTCCCTGAGAGAGACCTCTTCCGGGCTTAATGCTTTAAGTGCCGAAGGTAAAATGACAGCTCCCTGAAAATCCATGGAATTTAGAGGTTTCTTATGAAGGTAGCAGGTATTTGAAAATTCAAATAAAAAGTGAAGTAATGCAAAAAGCTCCTATTTTCCTCACTTCTCCACATTCATTCTTCCATATACACCCTTACCTCTTTCAACAGCTCCCTGATACTAATCCCCTGCGGGCAGACCTCCTCACACTCCCCGCACTCAGCGCAGTTCCCGGCTTTCTCCTCAGGGGATAGAAGAACTCCATACTGGAATCTGGCATTTGCCACGTCGTCAAGCATAAAAACGTCATTA containing:
- a CDS encoding efflux RND transporter permease subunit, whose product is MKNIFEKLGVFIQSSRPAIIVTLILFVIISLQGAQLIEMASGTETFVSKDTQLYKNYDHLYKENFETDSIVVLVQGNEVASEAVMKAADRLEQQMLIVPGVLSVTSPATLIKQINYHVTGRSKIPDSDREVQERINSQPATFETLLPDKTHMMIVIKIAGSATDQQKEDILNALYPSLKEAVFPPGYSLTVTGSPALRVDMENEMTQSMGVLLGISSILMVIVLLLVFRHVRWGLLPLPVVLLGVLFTFGFMGYSGVPMTMVSMAAFPILIGLGIDYAIQFHNRMEEEIRTGNSSEKALILTIKHTGPAVLIALIMTALGFVSLFTSTVPMIQEFGILLLIGIIMCYLSALFFGLVTLYSFDWVSKKNPFKLFKQKTAEIETENPPSNLSSTKVERAKALENALIKIADFTIGHSKIILVVALLTCFAGLYADQSVPIQTDTNSFIPQDMPSLINYKQMMDLLPGSGDHFNIILRVKDNSDPEILKWMDEFGQHEVTNRRHVNGATSIVDLVKEQNGGTIPETSEEIQAIYDEIPDSQKQEYILGSQLLTIDLDIGQAMENIEITGIKELRDIVQEDIQWMQPPPGVTVVITGQSVAMIDIIVALTSGRSLMTLLGIGLVLMGLIVVYRDPIKALSPIIPMFIVVGWSGLIMAGLNIAYTPMTAVLGALILGVGSEYSILMMERYFEEKDNGLDPVSAINQAVTTTGSALIASGATTVFGFSALIFSPFPILSNFGLVTVIDVCLAIFVTFVVFPPLIVMMDTRREKRRAASLAAVAAAV
- a CDS encoding TrmB family transcriptional regulator, with the translated sequence MSSNLIKNLQKLGFTENEAKIYAVLVCLGQARASEISRAAGVPRAKVYGILRGMGKKGYVRILEGDPILFCCTRPEEMITRIRADFMRSLRETSSGLNALSAEGKMTAP